Proteins encoded together in one Planctomyces sp. SH-PL14 window:
- the lpxA gene encoding acyl-ACP--UDP-N-acetylglucosamine O-acyltransferase — translation MAVHPTAVIDSAAVIDPTASIGAYCVIEGPVRIGAGTVLSPFVHILGDTEIGSECRIHTGTVVGDLPQDRAFQGHHSSVRIGNQTTLRENVTVHRGTIPESVTSIGDRCILMAGAHVGHNCVVRDDVMLVNGVLLGGYVEVGRRAVISGNTGVHQFCRIGEFAMIGGLSKITQDVVPYFMVDGHGLCAGINRVGMRRAGIGRDDMEEAKTAFRILCRTPSTLKTAVERLDAAMETPTGRLIFDFVAKSSKRGFHLEPLHAEEMPAAVATPAPTILPISDAVALPKAA, via the coding sequence ATGGCTGTACATCCGACCGCCGTCATCGACTCTGCGGCCGTGATCGATCCCACCGCCTCCATCGGGGCGTACTGCGTGATCGAAGGCCCGGTTCGGATCGGAGCCGGGACGGTCCTTTCGCCATTCGTCCACATTCTCGGCGACACGGAAATCGGTTCCGAGTGTCGGATCCACACCGGGACGGTCGTCGGCGACCTCCCACAGGACCGGGCCTTCCAGGGACATCACTCCTCGGTCCGGATCGGGAACCAGACCACGCTGCGGGAGAACGTCACCGTCCATCGCGGGACGATCCCGGAATCGGTCACGAGCATCGGCGACCGCTGCATCCTGATGGCCGGCGCGCACGTCGGTCACAACTGTGTCGTCCGGGACGACGTGATGCTGGTCAACGGCGTGCTGCTGGGGGGCTATGTCGAAGTCGGCCGCCGGGCGGTGATTTCCGGCAACACCGGCGTCCACCAGTTCTGCCGGATCGGCGAGTTCGCGATGATCGGCGGGCTGTCGAAGATCACCCAGGACGTCGTCCCCTACTTCATGGTCGACGGTCACGGACTCTGTGCCGGGATTAACCGCGTCGGTATGCGGCGGGCGGGGATCGGCCGGGACGACATGGAAGAGGCCAAGACCGCGTTCCGGATTCTCTGCCGGACGCCGAGCACGCTGAAGACCGCCGTCGAACGGCTCGATGCCGCCATGGAGACGCCGACCGGCCGTCTGATCTTCGACTTTGTCGCCAAGTCGTCGAAGCGCGGGTTCCATCTGGAGCCGCTTCACGCCGAGGAAATGCCCGCCGCCGTCGCGACGCCGGCTCCCACGATCCTGCCGATCTCCGACGCGGTGGCGCTGCCGAAGGCGGCCTGA
- a CDS encoding multiheme c-type cytochrome: MTGAAPSQPRKGKRGVRAASALLFALAVGGGTAFRPGLEAKTPDATTPASAPAASSGSSQAIGKPLGSPSCSTTACHGSLTVDPRPTAIRGDEFHVWLDDPHSHAYAVLFEERSRHMMRNLGVADDNLVPRPGKEAEFQRYWDSCLACHGPGDAHSGKPSVARGPSLSEGVSCEGCHGNASQWIQVHYRPEWLKYTNEQKAKLGFLDTETPLSRARICTSCHVGDAGRDVNHDLIAAGHPGMKFDMSWYQTLIPSHWKENRTGAAKPETAPQPMRDWLVGQLVGASTALQQLERRAALSTQGKAPWPELSEYSCFACHHDLESNSWRQERGFWQPAADANEFHYARQGNTRVQLAWGNWTLESLGRVAEAFESDASKTFVTSFAALSRTLSSGLQAKAETVQAEARTAAEDLDRWIESLQSTTDAEIRKTLRNVLAEKSGGETNTAWSVGTWDRAAILVLGLTAPYRSVPDKAPEPLRDVLQRIRFTNDAETVFDSPIHFRGPVGASEPEKASERERIRRLIEELVKADG, from the coding sequence ATGACGGGCGCCGCCCCGAGCCAGCCGCGAAAGGGAAAGCGGGGCGTCCGCGCGGCCTCGGCTCTCCTGTTCGCCCTGGCTGTCGGAGGGGGAACCGCCTTCCGTCCGGGGCTCGAAGCGAAGACGCCTGATGCGACGACGCCAGCTTCGGCCCCCGCCGCCTCCTCGGGCTCCAGCCAGGCGATCGGCAAACCGCTCGGCAGCCCGTCGTGCTCCACGACCGCCTGCCACGGAAGTTTGACCGTCGATCCCAGGCCGACGGCGATCCGCGGCGATGAGTTCCACGTCTGGCTCGACGACCCGCACTCGCACGCCTACGCGGTGCTGTTCGAAGAGCGTTCACGCCACATGATGCGGAACCTCGGCGTGGCGGACGACAACCTCGTCCCCCGCCCCGGCAAAGAGGCGGAGTTCCAGCGGTACTGGGACAGCTGCCTCGCCTGCCACGGTCCGGGGGACGCCCACTCCGGAAAGCCTTCGGTCGCCCGCGGCCCGTCTCTCTCCGAAGGGGTGAGCTGCGAAGGGTGCCACGGGAACGCGAGCCAGTGGATCCAGGTTCACTACCGGCCTGAGTGGCTCAAGTACACAAACGAGCAGAAGGCAAAGCTGGGTTTCCTCGACACGGAGACTCCGCTGTCGCGGGCCAGGATCTGCACGTCGTGCCACGTCGGAGACGCGGGACGGGACGTGAACCACGACCTCATCGCCGCGGGACATCCGGGGATGAAGTTCGACATGTCGTGGTACCAGACGCTTATCCCGTCGCACTGGAAAGAGAACCGGACCGGAGCCGCCAAGCCAGAGACCGCGCCGCAGCCGATGCGGGACTGGCTCGTCGGCCAGCTGGTCGGGGCCTCGACGGCGCTGCAGCAGCTGGAGCGGCGGGCGGCGCTCTCGACGCAGGGGAAAGCTCCCTGGCCGGAGCTTTCGGAGTACAGCTGTTTCGCCTGTCATCATGACCTGGAGTCCAATTCCTGGCGCCAGGAGCGGGGCTTCTGGCAGCCGGCCGCCGACGCGAACGAGTTCCACTACGCCCGGCAGGGGAACACCCGCGTGCAGCTGGCGTGGGGGAACTGGACGCTCGAATCGCTTGGACGGGTCGCGGAGGCGTTTGAGTCCGACGCTTCGAAGACGTTCGTGACGTCGTTCGCCGCTCTCTCCCGAACGCTGTCGTCCGGTCTCCAAGCCAAGGCCGAAACGGTCCAGGCGGAAGCCCGAACCGCGGCGGAGGATCTCGACCGCTGGATCGAGAGCCTGCAGTCGACGACGGACGCGGAGATCCGGAAGACGCTGCGGAACGTCCTGGCTGAGAAGTCGGGGGGCGAGACCAACACCGCATGGTCGGTCGGAACGTGGGACCGGGCGGCGATTCTGGTGCTGGGGCTGACGGCTCCGTATCGCTCCGTTCCGGACAAGGCACCTGAGCCGCTGCGGGACGTGCTTCAGCGGATTCGGTTCACGAACGATGCGGAAACCGTGTTCGACAGCCCGATCCATTTCCGTGGGCCGGTCGGTGCGTCCGAGCCGGAGAAGGCGAGCGAGCGGGAACGCATCCGCCGCCTGATCGAAGAGCTGGTGAAGGCAGACGGCTAA
- a CDS encoding GlsB/YeaQ/YmgE family stress response membrane protein: MLGFFWWILIGFFAGLIARALVPGNHSMGCMTTIGLGLLGSIVGGAISSGFSGVDPRDTRLHTSGLIMSTIGAILVLVLYGAYSRRRGP, encoded by the coding sequence ATGCTTGGCTTTTTCTGGTGGATTCTCATCGGCTTCTTTGCCGGCCTGATCGCGCGAGCGCTCGTCCCGGGCAATCACTCGATGGGATGCATGACGACGATCGGCCTGGGACTTCTCGGATCGATTGTCGGTGGAGCGATTTCGTCTGGTTTCAGCGGCGTCGATCCCCGCGACACGCGGCTGCATACGAGCGGCCTGATCATGTCGACGATCGGCGCGATTCTGGTCCTTGTGCTGTACGGCGCGTATTCCCGCCGTCGCGGTCCGTAG
- a CDS encoding efflux RND transporter periplasmic adaptor subunit — protein sequence MSRCLLFAVWTVAALVCAPAGSWAEEPGVHVPNCRVSVMQRAAVAGEKLGVLTEVLFREGEMVRKGDLVARLRDQAARQSLLIARKEAANEIDLRFAEKASELATLEYSKAAELNRDVPGGHSELEIRKLRLAAERAVLQIQQATFRLELADLRRREAEVALESFRITAPFDGVVLRVHKQLGEAVHPGDPLIEIGNFSVMRVEGFVSVPESLLLRKGNPVTVAVTGLEAKADGQRPYFTGRVTFVDPVVNEVSQQVRVWAEVENREDLLRDGLTAVMRIDPSTRSTGRPAARTATAPE from the coding sequence ATGTCCCGCTGTCTGCTGTTTGCCGTCTGGACTGTTGCCGCCCTCGTCTGTGCCCCGGCCGGATCGTGGGCTGAGGAGCCCGGTGTGCATGTCCCGAACTGCCGCGTGAGCGTGATGCAGCGGGCGGCGGTGGCGGGTGAGAAGTTGGGGGTTCTGACGGAGGTTCTGTTCCGCGAAGGGGAGATGGTCCGCAAGGGGGACCTGGTGGCCCGGTTACGGGATCAGGCGGCGCGGCAGAGTCTTCTGATTGCCCGGAAAGAGGCTGCGAACGAGATCGATCTTCGTTTTGCCGAGAAGGCGAGCGAACTGGCGACGCTGGAGTATTCGAAGGCGGCGGAGCTGAACCGAGATGTGCCGGGGGGGCATTCGGAGCTGGAGATCCGGAAGTTGCGGTTGGCGGCGGAGCGGGCGGTGCTGCAGATTCAGCAGGCGACGTTTCGGCTGGAGCTGGCGGATTTGCGGCGGCGGGAGGCGGAGGTCGCTTTGGAGTCGTTCCGGATTACGGCTCCTTTTGACGGGGTGGTGTTGCGGGTGCACAAGCAGCTGGGTGAGGCGGTGCACCCGGGTGATCCGCTGATTGAGATTGGCAACTTCTCCGTGATGCGGGTGGAGGGGTTTGTGTCTGTGCCGGAGAGTTTGCTCCTTCGGAAGGGGAATCCGGTGACGGTGGCGGTGACGGGTCTGGAGGCGAAGGCGGATGGGCAGCGGCCGTATTTCACGGGTCGGGTGACGTTTGTGGATCCGGTGGTGAATGAGGTGAGTCAGCAGGTGCGGGTGTGGGCTGAGGTGGAGAATCGGGAGGATCTTCTTCGTGATGGGCTGACGGCGGTGATGCGGATTGATCCGAGTACGCGAAGCACGGGTCGTCCGGCTGCGCGAACCGCGACTGCCCCGGAGTGA
- a CDS encoding efflux RND transporter periplasmic adaptor subunit, which yields MARPPLPTPPAASPSLATEAGSSSAAPVGLALHAAVEQVRRLITKDCAPLEFFDKLLALLTADHPAAIGAIWMAGTKQQNAMGLLTHLRFLETGVMNDRRTSVSCQHLLIDGWQAEGPLTRRHTLGVTIPFPFTALIPIRDSGKKIGLIQLFTDEEIDFEEPEIVSAVTELIDLVERFLRRAGQAEKVSDHGAFFPEFEAFVRRLHGSLDPSETMLTAAHELRPIVHCDRVSFFEHRRRKPVLAAASGQKTVNSRSRQVQLLQSLALGVVRTGRRFQFTGEGDELPGDISRTLAEYIEASSAQVILIEPVFATAPAGKNGKPSTAPRKILGAIAFEYFTESLPHPALAARLAPCLEQVSLALENARRHRRLTMVPGFQTAGFLAELLRGSRLMWVVLAVACLAWTMWFLATSEIPLPIECRGHLMPVVRRDVYAALDGEVAEVLVRESQAVQAGDILVRMQSTPIEDSIRERSSQLEEKLKRVDATRAELRTALAGQSREQSARLQAQMAVLSQEIKTLREQLVVDEAEREKLVVKAPIAGTVTTSDPVKTLMGRPVQRGETLLTVMDETGPWHVEMSVPEKRAGHLLTWAAEHPEIAVEYRAVARPEQTHPGRIERIGDRSVVTPELGTAVPVYGTMETETLPLRRIGMEVNARLECAPRSRLFVYFGEFQEYLQRNWWIE from the coding sequence ATGGCACGACCGCCGCTTCCAACACCACCCGCCGCGTCCCCTTCCCTCGCGACAGAAGCCGGCTCGTCCTCGGCCGCCCCCGTCGGCCTGGCACTCCACGCCGCCGTCGAACAAGTCCGCCGTCTCATCACCAAGGACTGCGCCCCGCTCGAGTTCTTCGACAAGCTCCTCGCCCTCCTGACCGCGGATCACCCCGCCGCAATCGGCGCGATCTGGATGGCGGGGACGAAGCAGCAGAACGCAATGGGCCTGCTGACCCATCTGCGGTTCCTCGAAACCGGCGTTATGAATGACCGCCGGACCTCCGTCTCCTGCCAGCACCTGCTGATCGACGGCTGGCAGGCCGAAGGCCCCCTGACCCGCCGCCACACCCTCGGCGTCACGATCCCCTTCCCCTTCACGGCCCTGATCCCCATCCGGGACTCCGGGAAGAAGATCGGCCTGATTCAGCTCTTCACCGACGAAGAGATCGACTTCGAAGAACCGGAGATCGTCTCCGCCGTCACCGAGCTCATCGACCTCGTCGAGCGGTTCCTCCGCCGCGCCGGCCAGGCCGAAAAGGTTTCCGACCACGGAGCCTTTTTCCCGGAGTTTGAAGCGTTCGTCCGGCGGCTGCACGGCTCGCTCGATCCGTCCGAGACGATGCTCACCGCCGCCCACGAACTGCGGCCGATCGTCCACTGCGACCGGGTCAGCTTCTTCGAACACCGCCGCCGCAAGCCGGTCCTCGCGGCGGCCAGCGGACAAAAGACCGTCAACTCCCGCTCGCGGCAGGTGCAGCTCCTGCAGTCGCTCGCCCTCGGCGTCGTCCGGACCGGCCGCCGCTTCCAGTTCACCGGCGAAGGGGACGAGCTCCCGGGGGATATCTCGCGCACGCTCGCCGAGTACATCGAAGCCAGTTCGGCCCAGGTGATCCTGATCGAGCCGGTCTTCGCCACCGCCCCGGCCGGAAAGAACGGCAAGCCGTCGACCGCCCCGCGGAAGATCCTGGGGGCGATCGCCTTCGAATACTTCACCGAGAGTCTTCCCCACCCGGCCCTCGCGGCGCGGCTCGCCCCGTGTCTCGAACAGGTGTCGCTGGCTCTCGAGAACGCCCGGCGGCACCGGCGGCTGACGATGGTGCCCGGGTTCCAGACCGCGGGGTTCCTGGCCGAGCTCCTTCGCGGGTCGCGGTTGATGTGGGTGGTGCTTGCGGTCGCGTGCCTTGCCTGGACGATGTGGTTCCTGGCGACGAGCGAGATCCCGCTTCCGATTGAATGCCGGGGACATCTGATGCCGGTCGTCCGGCGGGATGTCTATGCGGCCCTTGATGGCGAAGTCGCGGAGGTGCTGGTCCGCGAGTCCCAGGCGGTTCAGGCGGGAGACATCCTGGTCCGGATGCAGTCGACGCCGATCGAGGACTCGATCCGGGAACGGTCGAGCCAGCTGGAAGAGAAGCTGAAGCGGGTCGATGCGACGCGGGCGGAGCTGCGGACGGCGCTGGCCGGGCAGTCGCGGGAGCAGTCAGCCCGGCTGCAGGCCCAGATGGCGGTGCTGAGCCAGGAGATCAAGACGCTTCGCGAGCAGCTGGTGGTCGATGAGGCGGAGCGGGAGAAGCTGGTCGTGAAGGCCCCGATCGCGGGGACGGTGACGACGTCCGATCCGGTGAAGACGCTGATGGGTCGGCCGGTGCAGCGGGGGGAGACGCTTCTGACCGTCATGGATGAGACCGGCCCTTGGCATGTGGAGATGTCGGTGCCAGAGAAGCGGGCCGGGCACCTGCTGACGTGGGCGGCGGAGCATCCGGAGATTGCGGTGGAGTACCGGGCGGTGGCTCGGCCGGAGCAGACGCATCCGGGGCGGATTGAGCGGATTGGAGATCGGTCCGTCGTCACGCCGGAGTTGGGGACGGCGGTACCAGTGTATGGGACGATGGAGACGGAGACGTTGCCGCTGCGGCGGATCGGGATGGAGGTGAATGCGCGGTTGGAGTGTGCTCCTCGGAGCCGGCTGTTTGTGTACTTCGGTGAGTTCCAGGAGTACCTGCAGCGCAACTGGTGGATTGAGTAG
- a CDS encoding HlyD family efflux transporter periplasmic adaptor subunit, producing MLPPSSQRALPLVCRADLQVQEIDVRGRRHYVVKDPLGLTYLRLLPVQHRVLKLLDGTRSLDDVVAVLHSDPEYRRFDVGQIRGILFDLHDKGLVWSSRPGTAAAVVDQQKKERVQRWKRRLTSLLFIRLPGWNARTFLVLLTDCFGWLFTPWAFGLAALFGLWTGLFLLSHFEEFQRQLPSLDETLTGQNLMTLWCVVGGLKILHEFGHGVACRRFGGESQTIGAAFLVFSPCLYCDVSDSWMLSRRGHRMVVSAAGMYVELLIASVALWLWWFSVPGLFHSLCLQIVVVGSVSTLLFNANPLLRYDGYYLLQDLFGVPNLQSRSQQAMQDALWWTLLGAEMPDNPLMTPRSRIGYVAYGLGSAGYRWSMVLGVGLFLYSVLEPYGLQVLAWGYALASVVAAAGLFLNSGWKAVQTQDLRRSAPIRLLAVGSVVGGLGWFVLSCPMPFHVTAPLIVEARGVQHVYSESPGRLQSLLVREGERVEAGQPIAELVNTEFDHRVIELEGKIRTLETDSELARAISDPDLNALAREGLRTVLYQLEHARTDRQRLSVRAPVSGRILTAPPEADTSGGQDASVPGLRVGALNSQRLESHVLRRTHLCSIVPERGWQAVAWVDQEQLGTIAADGTVDLRLEAFPGRTIHGTVESIAAADESTVPAALSKKSGGQITTQSAEDDEVPDRRLYRVVVRLEGEALPLLVGMRGTCQLDNPANTIGEWLYRAFYRTFPAGGAS from the coding sequence GTGCTCCCTCCTTCTTCCCAACGCGCGCTGCCGCTGGTCTGCCGGGCGGACCTGCAGGTCCAGGAGATCGACGTTCGCGGCCGCCGGCACTACGTGGTCAAGGATCCGCTGGGATTGACCTACCTGCGGCTGCTTCCGGTGCAGCACCGCGTCCTGAAACTCCTCGACGGGACCCGCTCGCTGGACGACGTGGTGGCGGTCCTCCACTCCGATCCGGAGTACCGGCGGTTCGATGTCGGCCAGATTCGGGGAATTCTGTTCGATTTGCACGACAAAGGGCTCGTCTGGAGCTCCCGGCCGGGAACGGCGGCTGCCGTCGTGGACCAGCAGAAGAAGGAGCGGGTCCAGCGGTGGAAACGCCGGCTGACGAGTCTGCTCTTCATCCGGCTCCCCGGATGGAACGCCCGGACCTTTCTGGTGCTTCTGACCGACTGTTTTGGGTGGCTGTTCACGCCGTGGGCCTTCGGGCTGGCGGCCCTGTTCGGCCTGTGGACCGGGTTGTTTCTGCTGAGTCACTTCGAAGAATTTCAGCGGCAGCTGCCGTCGCTCGACGAGACGCTGACCGGCCAGAACCTGATGACGCTGTGGTGCGTGGTCGGCGGCCTCAAAATTCTTCACGAATTCGGGCACGGCGTGGCCTGCCGGCGGTTCGGAGGGGAATCGCAGACGATCGGTGCGGCGTTCCTCGTCTTCAGCCCGTGCCTGTATTGCGACGTGTCCGATTCCTGGATGCTTTCCCGCCGCGGACACCGGATGGTGGTTTCGGCGGCGGGGATGTATGTCGAGCTGCTGATTGCCTCGGTCGCCCTGTGGCTGTGGTGGTTCTCGGTGCCGGGGCTGTTTCACTCGCTCTGTCTGCAGATCGTCGTCGTCGGATCGGTCTCGACGCTGCTCTTCAACGCGAATCCGCTGTTGCGGTACGACGGTTACTACCTGCTGCAGGACCTGTTTGGCGTGCCGAACCTGCAGTCCCGGTCGCAACAGGCGATGCAGGATGCTTTGTGGTGGACCTTGCTGGGAGCCGAAATGCCCGACAACCCGCTCATGACTCCCCGTTCCCGGATCGGCTACGTCGCCTACGGACTCGGCTCGGCGGGCTACCGCTGGTCGATGGTCCTGGGGGTCGGCCTGTTCCTCTACAGCGTGCTGGAACCGTACGGCCTGCAGGTCCTGGCCTGGGGCTACGCCCTTGCCAGCGTGGTGGCGGCGGCGGGACTCTTCCTGAACAGCGGGTGGAAGGCGGTCCAGACCCAGGACCTGCGGCGGTCGGCGCCGATCCGGCTGCTGGCGGTCGGAAGCGTCGTCGGCGGATTGGGGTGGTTCGTTCTCTCGTGTCCGATGCCGTTTCACGTCACCGCTCCGCTGATTGTCGAAGCCCGCGGCGTTCAGCACGTTTATTCCGAGTCCCCTGGCCGACTGCAGTCGCTCCTCGTTCGGGAAGGGGAGCGGGTCGAGGCGGGACAGCCGATTGCCGAACTGGTGAACACCGAGTTCGACCATCGGGTCATCGAGCTCGAAGGAAAGATCCGGACGCTCGAGACCGATTCCGAACTGGCCCGGGCGATTTCCGATCCCGACCTCAATGCCCTGGCCCGCGAAGGGCTGCGGACGGTGTTGTACCAACTCGAACATGCCCGGACGGATCGGCAGCGTCTGAGCGTCCGGGCTCCTGTCAGCGGCCGGATCCTGACCGCGCCGCCGGAAGCCGACACCTCGGGCGGTCAGGATGCTTCGGTCCCCGGCCTGCGGGTCGGTGCTTTGAATTCGCAGCGGCTGGAGTCGCATGTCCTGCGTCGGACACACCTGTGCAGCATCGTCCCGGAACGGGGCTGGCAGGCGGTCGCGTGGGTCGATCAGGAGCAGCTGGGGACGATCGCCGCTGACGGGACCGTCGATCTGCGCTTGGAGGCGTTTCCCGGCCGGACGATCCACGGGACCGTGGAGTCGATCGCTGCCGCCGATGAGAGCACCGTGCCGGCCGCCCTGTCGAAGAAGAGCGGCGGGCAGATCACGACCCAGTCTGCGGAGGACGACGAAGTTCCCGACCGCCGGCTCTATCGCGTCGTCGTCCGGCTGGAGGGTGAGGCTCTGCCGCTGCTCGTCGGGATGCGGGGGACGTGTCAGCTCGACAATCCGGCCAACACGATCGGCGAGTGGTTGTACCGCGCGTTCTATCGCACCTTCCCCGCCGGAGGGGCGTCCTGA
- a CDS encoding cytochrome c3 family protein, which produces MPDQRRLKDIASRYDVEVARQVNRTRVWRRRLVWLSGVLTLFLLIPVLGGDHRAFQARPISDGHRVFEKNCKACHDQSFATFRRLLHFDNRIHSTSDAQCQTCHAETSENHIHQQFTVNGRFPDKLLLGDFLTGTAITDLEKQFDEIGCAGCHVEHNGGSLLAAITDEHCTRCHAKLAPTLPDPKFQLTMGSFHDHPEFAILRDPPPDTSVPGRHRALQLTRLEEGQLVDNVALEFNHHLHLEPNLIAGKDKTRTLACVDCHERDVSGAYLRPINFERHCQECHKLGFKATGELPHEAPEIIRGILVDRLSATAAQQTQPPQDPLGGPTKAPSKPTKAGDFSALYEEWEQRLFSSSQKSVEPGRPELKSLLESACTKCHKTEKSEEGSRVSWKVVPPRIPERWMPHSRFRHDRHESMSCEACHTRNGLPYKDIDTKTLYPTLPANANELATVFASTTSRDILMPAIEVCQKCHGQRAVNTGTVAVGAGCIECHLFHHGARDKVTKTGIREFLEGRSPAGRPEDRQPAIPSEALQ; this is translated from the coding sequence GTGCCTGACCAGCGTCGCCTTAAGGACATCGCGAGTCGATATGACGTCGAAGTGGCGCGGCAAGTCAACCGCACGCGCGTCTGGAGACGCCGGCTGGTCTGGCTCTCCGGCGTCCTGACGCTGTTCCTGCTGATCCCCGTCCTCGGCGGCGATCACCGGGCATTCCAGGCCCGCCCCATCTCGGACGGGCACCGGGTCTTCGAGAAGAACTGCAAGGCGTGCCACGACCAGTCGTTCGCCACCTTCCGCCGGCTGCTGCACTTCGACAACCGGATCCACTCCACCTCCGACGCGCAGTGCCAGACCTGCCACGCGGAGACGAGCGAGAACCACATCCATCAGCAGTTCACGGTGAACGGCCGGTTCCCGGACAAGCTCCTGCTGGGGGACTTCCTGACCGGAACCGCGATCACGGACCTCGAGAAGCAGTTTGACGAGATCGGCTGCGCGGGGTGCCACGTCGAGCACAACGGCGGGTCGCTCCTGGCGGCGATCACGGACGAGCACTGCACCCGCTGCCACGCCAAGCTCGCTCCGACCCTCCCCGATCCGAAGTTCCAGCTCACGATGGGGAGTTTCCACGACCATCCCGAGTTCGCGATCCTCCGCGATCCCCCGCCCGACACCTCCGTCCCCGGCCGCCACCGGGCGCTTCAGCTCACGCGGCTCGAAGAAGGACAGCTGGTTGACAACGTCGCCCTCGAGTTCAACCACCACTTGCACCTTGAGCCGAACCTGATCGCGGGGAAGGACAAGACGCGTACGCTGGCCTGCGTCGACTGCCACGAGCGGGACGTCAGCGGGGCTTACCTGCGGCCGATCAACTTCGAGCGGCACTGCCAGGAATGCCACAAGCTCGGTTTCAAGGCGACCGGCGAGCTGCCGCACGAAGCCCCCGAGATCATCCGCGGGATCCTCGTCGACCGGCTCAGCGCCACCGCCGCCCAGCAGACGCAGCCGCCGCAGGATCCGCTCGGCGGACCGACGAAAGCCCCCTCGAAGCCGACGAAGGCCGGCGACTTCTCCGCTCTCTATGAGGAGTGGGAGCAGCGGCTCTTCTCGTCGTCGCAGAAGTCGGTCGAGCCCGGCCGCCCCGAGCTCAAGTCGCTCCTCGAATCGGCCTGTACGAAGTGCCATAAGACGGAGAAGTCCGAAGAGGGCTCGCGGGTCTCCTGGAAGGTCGTCCCGCCGCGGATTCCGGAGCGATGGATGCCGCACAGCCGCTTCCGCCACGACCGGCATGAATCGATGAGCTGCGAGGCGTGCCACACCCGCAACGGGCTCCCGTACAAGGACATCGACACCAAGACGCTCTACCCGACGCTTCCGGCGAACGCGAACGAACTGGCGACGGTGTTTGCCAGCACGACGTCGCGGGACATCCTGATGCCGGCGATCGAGGTCTGTCAGAAGTGTCACGGCCAGCGGGCGGTCAACACCGGGACGGTGGCAGTCGGCGCCGGGTGCATCGAGTGCCACCTGTTCCACCACGGCGCCCGGGACAAGGTGACCAAGACCGGCATCCGCGAGTTCCTGGAGGGTCGTTCGCCAGCGGGCCGTCCGGAGGATCGCCAGCCCGCCATTCCGTCGGAGGCGCTGCAATGA